From Segatella copri, the proteins below share one genomic window:
- a CDS encoding shikimate kinase, which produces MKSIIIIGYMGAGKTTVGKALAKDLGVMFYDLDWYIESRMRKTVKQIFDEVGEEGFRKIEHNMLHEVAEFENVVVSCGGGTPCFFDNMDYMNQLGETFYLKASPETLHAHLKMGKGVRPLLLNKTPEEVDEFIHEQLKLREPYYEKAKHIIDINVMDNYDKINAIVQQIRDLLNI; this is translated from the coding sequence ATGAAGTCAATCATCATCATAGGATACATGGGCGCCGGCAAGACAACGGTCGGCAAAGCCCTCGCCAAAGACCTTGGCGTTATGTTCTACGATCTCGACTGGTATATCGAGAGCCGAATGCGCAAGACCGTTAAACAGATCTTCGACGAAGTTGGAGAAGAGGGATTTCGCAAGATAGAGCACAATATGCTACACGAAGTGGCAGAGTTTGAAAATGTAGTGGTAAGTTGCGGAGGAGGAACACCATGTTTCTTCGACAATATGGACTACATGAACCAACTTGGCGAAACGTTTTACCTGAAGGCATCTCCAGAAACCCTTCACGCTCATCTGAAGATGGGCAAAGGCGTACGCCCTCTGCTGCTCAACAAAACACCGGAAGAGGTAGACGAGTTTATCCATGAGCAGCTGAAACTTCGAGAGCCTTACTACGAGAAGGCAAAACACATCATCGATATCAACGTGATGGACAATTATGATAAAATCAACGCTATTGTTCAGCAGATCAGAGACCTGCTGAACATATAG